One genomic region from Daphnia magna isolate NIES linkage group LG10, ASM2063170v1.1, whole genome shotgun sequence encodes:
- the LOC116932374 gene encoding 2',5'-phosphodiesterase 12-like isoform X2, with amino-acid sequence MWFRVVTYNILADLYADSDYTRTVLHPYCPPYALAIDYRKQLILKELLGYKADIICLQEVDSKVFDADLKPIFSSYGFESEFSKKGGQVSEGMACIFNASKFQLVQSSSHIVAEELSSNPLVADLWVAVQKNENLSKRILERTTSCQLLVLESVFNAKRIVVANTHLYFHPDADHIRLLQSCVTLRLAQEMRNRQLDLGKEVSLLFCGDFNSCPGSGVFEMMTLQNIDCDNEAWSSKPDEAVIDLSLHNPIAMETACGTPPFTNYTSGFSGCLDYIFFEKSKFIVEQVIPLPSVEEVTQHCALPSIVFPSDHIALIADLKWV; translated from the exons ATGTG GTTTCGAGTAGTGACTTATAATATTCTGGCTGACCTATATGCCGATTCTGATTATACACGAACTGTACTTCATCCATATTGCCCTCCATACGCATTGGCGATTGACTACCGGAAGCAACTGATCTTGAAAGAATTACTCG GTTACAAAGCCGACATAATCTGCCTCCAAGAAGTTGATAGCAAAGTCTTCGATGCCGACCTGAAACCTATTTTTTCGTCGTATGGTTTTGAATCCGAATTCAGTAAAAAAGGAGGGCAAGTTAGCGAAGGAATGGCTTGTATATTCAACGCTTCCAAGTTTCAGTTGGTTCAGTCATCTAGCCATATCGTGGCAGAAGAGTTGTCAAGCAATCCGTTGGTGGCGGATCTTTGGGTTGCtgtacaaaaaaatgaaaacttatcCAAACGTATTCTTGAACGGACGACTTCGTGTCAACTTCTTGTGTTGGAATCTGTATTCAACGCGAAACGCATTGTTGTGGCCAACACGCATCTTTACTTCCATCCTGATGCAGACCACATTCGCCTGTTACAATCCTGTGTTACTCTTCGATTAGCACAGGAGATGCGTAATCGCCAGTTG GATTTGGGGAAAGAAGTATCTCTTCTCTTCTGTGGCGATTTTAACAGTTGTCCGGGGTCAGGAGTTTTCGAGATGATGACATTGCAAAACATAGACTGTGATAATGAGGCTTGGTCAAGCA AACCTGACGAAGCAGTAATAGATTTATCTCTTCATAATCCGATTGCAATGGAAACCGCTTGCGGAACCCCGCCGTTTACAAATTACACCAGTGGTTTCAGTGGTTGCCTAGAttatattttctttgaaaaatcaaaGTTCATCGTTGAACAG GTTATTCCTCTTCCCAGTGTGGAGGAAGTAACCCAACACTGTGCGCTTCCCAGCATAGTCTTCCCTTCAGATCATATAGCTTTGATAGCAGATCTAAAATGGGTGTGA
- the LOC116932374 gene encoding 2',5'-phosphodiesterase 12-like isoform X1 has translation MLLGRSYFALRTVYRRASSVANSVSHKVKKCPTKTVMKAYIRTKNEERVDIQFQYVDSNLGLDRWFNFNRSLDDSVQQIKERIIANIDKACLKYKKRKLKKNPTGDMDEFKLDVEVMQNSEIIAPEVPCRKILTMPNVFIVVNGQSYHLDINPPTVKTLKLPNSIMAGYPVYPSKLEVEYCTVFDCEFLWFKTNELVDMAPEAHSETWIQVGTGFSYTTSNCDIGNWLKVKCIPKTSSKIGLPECAIASQVVEAGPGICPFEIRHNFTNKFVENDGFRVVTYNILADLYADSDYTRTVLHPYCPPYALAIDYRKQLILKELLGYKADIICLQEVDSKVFDADLKPIFSSYGFESEFSKKGGQVSEGMACIFNASKFQLVQSSSHIVAEELSSNPLVADLWVAVQKNENLSKRILERTTSCQLLVLESVFNAKRIVVANTHLYFHPDADHIRLLQSCVTLRLAQEMRNRQLDLGKEVSLLFCGDFNSCPGSGVFEMMTLQNIDCDNEAWSSKPDEAVIDLSLHNPIAMETACGTPPFTNYTSGFSGCLDYIFFEKSKFIVEQVIPLPSVEEVTQHCALPSIVFPSDHIALIADLKWV, from the exons ATGTTACTGGGTCGATCATATTTTGCCCTCCGTACAGTTTATCGAAGAGCAAGTAGTGTTGCCAACAGCGTTTCTCATAAAGTGAAAAAGTGTCCTACTAAGACAGTTATGAAAGCATACATCCGAACCAAAAATGAAGAGCGTGTAGATATACAATTTCAATATGTAGACTCCAACCTAGGTCTAGACCGCTGGTTTAATTTCAATCGATCACTGGATGATAGTGTgcaacaaataaaagaaagaattatAGCAAACATAGATAAAGCATGCTTGAAGTATAAGAAAAGGaagcttaaaaaaaatccTACTGGGGATATGGATGAGTTTAAGTTGGATGTTGAAGTCATGCAAAACTCAGAAATAATAGCTCCAGAGGTACCATGCAGAAAAATCCTTACAATgccaaatgtttttattgtaGTAAATGGACAATCATACCATTTAGATATTAATCCCCCAACAGTAAAAACTTTAAAGCTACCAAATTCAATCATGGCTGGATATCCAGTTTATCCAAGTAAGTTAGAAGTGGAATATTGCACTGTATTTGACTGTGAGTTCCTTTGGTTCAAGACCAATGAGCTTGTGGATATGGCACCAGAAGCTCATTCTGAAACCTGGATTCAAGTGGGAACAGGATTCTCCTATACCACTTCTAACTGTGATATTGGGAATTGGTTGAAAGTAAAATGTATTCCAAAGACATCTTCAAAAATTGGTCTACCTGAGTGTGCAATCGCTTCACAAGTAGTTGAAGCTGGACCTGGAATCTGTCCCTTCGAAATACGCCACAATTTCACGAACAAATTCGTTGAAAATGATGG GTTTCGAGTAGTGACTTATAATATTCTGGCTGACCTATATGCCGATTCTGATTATACACGAACTGTACTTCATCCATATTGCCCTCCATACGCATTGGCGATTGACTACCGGAAGCAACTGATCTTGAAAGAATTACTCG GTTACAAAGCCGACATAATCTGCCTCCAAGAAGTTGATAGCAAAGTCTTCGATGCCGACCTGAAACCTATTTTTTCGTCGTATGGTTTTGAATCCGAATTCAGTAAAAAAGGAGGGCAAGTTAGCGAAGGAATGGCTTGTATATTCAACGCTTCCAAGTTTCAGTTGGTTCAGTCATCTAGCCATATCGTGGCAGAAGAGTTGTCAAGCAATCCGTTGGTGGCGGATCTTTGGGTTGCtgtacaaaaaaatgaaaacttatcCAAACGTATTCTTGAACGGACGACTTCGTGTCAACTTCTTGTGTTGGAATCTGTATTCAACGCGAAACGCATTGTTGTGGCCAACACGCATCTTTACTTCCATCCTGATGCAGACCACATTCGCCTGTTACAATCCTGTGTTACTCTTCGATTAGCACAGGAGATGCGTAATCGCCAGTTG GATTTGGGGAAAGAAGTATCTCTTCTCTTCTGTGGCGATTTTAACAGTTGTCCGGGGTCAGGAGTTTTCGAGATGATGACATTGCAAAACATAGACTGTGATAATGAGGCTTGGTCAAGCA AACCTGACGAAGCAGTAATAGATTTATCTCTTCATAATCCGATTGCAATGGAAACCGCTTGCGGAACCCCGCCGTTTACAAATTACACCAGTGGTTTCAGTGGTTGCCTAGAttatattttctttgaaaaatcaaaGTTCATCGTTGAACAG GTTATTCCTCTTCCCAGTGTGGAGGAAGTAACCCAACACTGTGCGCTTCCCAGCATAGTCTTCCCTTCAGATCATATAGCTTTGATAGCAGATCTAAAATGGGTGTGA
- the LOC116932375 gene encoding aldo-keto reductase family 1 member B1 — protein MCTTIMQEDIKLNDGTKMPILGLGTWKSIPGEVEKAVQTAVAIGYRHIDCAMVYENENEIGNALQKIMTSGVRREDLYIVSKLWNSHHRPDLVEIGLRETLKQLGLDYLDLYLIHSPMAFQENSGLNPVDDKGKLIYSSIDYVETWKAMEACVRSGLTRSIGVSNFNSYQLQRILDTCTIKPVTNQVECHPYLNQQKLIDYCAKRQVVITAYSPLGSPDRPWAKSGDRSLLQDPVVLEIAKSHNKSAAQVLIRYQIQRGVAVIPKSASKARIEENFDVFDFKLSEEEMTNLNSLNCNVRYLHHDWVADHPYFPFAIEF, from the exons ATGTGTACTACCATAATGCAAGAAGATATCAAATTGAATGATGGGACAAAAATGCCGATACTTGGACTTGGAACGTGGAAG TCTATTCCTGGAGAAGTAGAGAAGGCAGTGCAAACTGCAGTTGCTATTGGCTATCGTCATATAGATTGTGCTATGGTCTATgagaatgaaaatgaaataggTAATGCTCTACAGAAAATTATGACCAGTGGTGTTAGACGTGAAGACTTGTACATTGTTAGCAAG ctgTGGAACTCACATCATAGACCTGATTTGGTGGAGATTGGGCTACGGGAAACCCTGAAACAACTTGGCCTTGATTATTTGGATTTGTATTTGATCCATTCTCCCATGGCATTTCAA GAAAATTCTGGTTTGAATCCAGTGGATGATAAAGGCAAACTTATTTACTCCAGTATAGACTATGTGGAGACATGGAAAGCAATGGAGGCGTGTGTTCGCAGTGGCCTTACACGTTCGATTGGTGTCTCTAATTTTAACAGTTATCAGTTGCAGCGGATTCTTGACACTTGTACGATCAAACCAGTTACAAACCAG GTGGAATGTCATCCATActtaaatcaacaaaaattgaTCGACTACTGTGCTAAGAGGCAAGTGGTGATAACCGCATACAGCCCACTTGGCTCGCCCGATCGTCCATGGGCAAAATCCGGTGATCGTTCTTTACTGCAAGATCCTGTGGTACTGGAGATAGCGAAGAGCCATAATAAGTCAGCTGCTCAGGTTCTCATTCGCTATCAG ATTCAACGAGGAGTTGCTGTCATCCCCAAATCGGCGTCAAAGGCAAGAATTGAAGAGAATTTCGACGTCTTCGACTTCAAactatcagaagaagaaatgactAATCTGAATTCGCTCAACTGCAACGTGAGGTATCTTCACCACGACTGGGTTGCTGATCACCCCTACTTTCCTTTTGCCATCGAGTTCTAA